From the Paenibacillus sp. FSL H8-0548 genome, one window contains:
- a CDS encoding RluA family pseudouridine synthase yields the protein MPITVLFEDNHLLAVVKPPGVLSQEDDTGDADMLTLLKQDLKERHNKPGNVFLGLVHRLDRMVGGAMVFAKTSKAASRLSASVRNREFGKTYICIVQGTPAKPEARLTHYILKDNKHNQVTVYNKPTADAKEAVMDYEVAAASGRYSLIAVRLHTGRPHQIRAQMSHIGCPLVGDLKYGAKPTGGINEIALWSTSVSAPHPVTKEWMSFRSIPFGSDAWTWWSSEQLETASSLLSNR from the coding sequence ATGCCGATCACCGTATTATTTGAAGATAATCATCTGCTGGCTGTCGTCAAGCCTCCTGGCGTTCTCTCGCAAGAGGATGATACTGGCGACGCTGATATGCTAACACTGCTTAAACAGGATTTAAAGGAAAGACATAATAAGCCGGGAAATGTATTTCTCGGCCTTGTTCATCGTCTGGATCGAATGGTTGGCGGAGCTATGGTTTTTGCAAAAACCTCGAAAGCAGCCTCAAGATTATCTGCATCTGTTCGAAATAGGGAATTTGGCAAAACCTATATATGTATTGTGCAAGGAACTCCAGCGAAGCCTGAGGCTCGTTTGACGCACTATATCCTGAAGGATAACAAGCATAATCAGGTTACTGTTTATAACAAGCCTACTGCGGATGCAAAAGAAGCTGTTATGGATTATGAGGTAGCAGCTGCAAGCGGACGTTACTCACTGATAGCTGTGAGGCTGCATACAGGAAGACCACATCAAATTCGTGCACAGATGTCTCATATCGGCTGTCCTCTCGTCGGGGACCTTAAATACGGCGCGAAGCCAACTGGCGGCATTAATGAAATTGCTTTGTGGTCTACCTCTGTATCCGCCCCTCATCCTGTCACTAAGGAATGGATGAGCTTTCGTTCTATTCCATTTGGCTCGGATGCGTGGACCTGGTGGTCCTCCGAGCAGCTTGAAACAGCCTCGAGCTTGCTGAGCAATAGGTAA